Genomic window (Saccharothrix australiensis):
GGGGTGGGGCCGGCCCCCGGCGCGGTGGGGGTGGCCGGTTGGCGCGCCGCGTTGCCGATCCGTAACCTTGGCGGTCGATGAGCGGGCTCGGGGTGGACGGCGTCGGCGGCTGGTGGGGTGCTCGACTGCTGGGCCGGTTGCCCGCCTGGTCCCGCCTGCTGCTGGTCGCGCTGGCGGTGTTCTGCTGCGGCGTGGTCGCCTCCCGGCCCGCGGGCGCCGCCGACGACCGCCCGCTGACCGGTGACGTCGCCGTCGCCGCCGAGGCCGTCGAGGCGCTGACCCGACCGCTGGCAGGCGTGTCGCCGCTGGCCGGGTTCCCCGCCGACTTCACCGCCGTCACCGGGCGCTCGCCGGTCACCGTCACCGCGCCGGACGGCACCACCCGCGCCGTCGCGCCGCACGGCGGGTGCTCCGGTCCCGCCGGCGACACCGAGTGGGACTTCGGCACCGGGTGCCGGGCCCACGACCTCGGGTACGACCTGCTGCGCTACGCCGAGCTGAAGGGACGGCCGCTGCCGCCCGAGGCGCGCAGGTCGCTCGACGCCCGCCTCGCGGCGGACATGCACGGCCAGTGCGACCGCAACCCGCGCGACAGCGCCTCCCGCTGCCACGCCGTGGCCGGGCTCTACGCCGCCGGCCTGGAGTTCAACTCGTGGCGGCAGCGCTGGGGGCCGCCCGGCCACGAGCCCGTGCTGGCGTGGGGCTTCGGCAGCGCCGTCGTCGTGTTCCTGCTCGCGGCCCGGCTGCCCCGCAGGCGTGCGCCCGCGCCGGGTGCGCCCGCGCCCGCCGTGGGGCCGCAGGACCGGTACGCCGCGTTCCTGCGCCTGACCGGCCTCGGCCTGGTCGTGGTCGGGCAGTCGCTGCTGACCGTGCTGCACTGGGCCGGGGTCGGCGCGTCCTGGCTCTGGCTGCTCACCTGGCTGCTCCAGACGATCCCGGTGTTCTACTTCGCCGGCGGGCACGCCAACCTCACGAGCTGGCTCGCGGTGCAGGCCGACGGCGGCGGGTACGGCCGCTACCTGGTCAGCCGGATCAGCTGGCTGCTGCGGCCGGTGCTCGCGTTCGTGCTCGCCTGGCTGGTGCTGCCGCTGCCGCTGGAGCTGCTGGACGTGCCGAAGCACCGCGTGGAGACCTTCGGCCGGCTGATCGCCCACCCGCTGTGGTTCCTCGGCCTCTACCTGGTCGCGGTCGCGGCGACGCCCGTGATGGCCGCGCTGCACCGCCGCGCCCGCCTGGTCACGCCGGTCGCGCTGGTCGCCGCCCTGATCGTCGTCGACGCGCTGCGGATCGGCCTCTCCTGGCGCGCCGGCGGCTACCTCAACCTCGTGCTGGGCGCGCTGCTGCTGCAACAGCTGGGGTTCCACTACGCCGACGGCAGCCTCACCCGCCTGCCGCGCCGCGCGCGGGCGGCGCTCGTGGTCGTCGCCGTGCCCGTCCTGGCGGCGCTCGTCACGGTCGGCGGCTACCCGCGCACGATGATGTCCGTGCCCGGCGAGGCGGGCTCCAACCTCAGCCCGCCCACGGTGTGCCTGCTGGTGCTCGGCCTCGCCCAGCTCGGCGTGGTGCTGCTGGCCCGCGAGCGCGTGTCAGCGTGGCTCGCGAGGCGCACGCCGTGGCGGGTCGTCGACTACGCGCGCTCCGCGCCGATGACCGTCTACCTCGGCTACCTGACCGCGCTGGCCGCGGTGCTCGGGCTGCTCGGCCTGCTGGACGCGCCCACCGCGTTCGACTGGGTCGTGGCCCGGCCCCGGTGGCTCTCGCTGCTGGTGCTCCTGCTGCTGCCCGTCCTGCCCGCGTTCCACCGGTTCGAGCGGACCGCCGCGCTGCTGCCCTGCCACGCCAGGGAGACCCACCGCACCCGGCTCGCGGCCACGCTCGGCGTCGCCTTCGGCGTGCTGGGCGTCCTGGGGTTCGTCGTCACGGGCTTCGCGGGCGCGGCGGGCACCCTCGTGGTGTTCGACGTCGACCCGCTGCAGAACCTCATCCACCTGCTGCTGGGCTGGTACCTGCTGCACACCGCGCACACCGGCACCTGCCACGGCAGGCGGCCGTGGCTGCTCACCGCCCTGGCCTGCGTGCCGCCGCTGCTCGTCCTGGAGCCCACCGCCGCGATGGTCGCGCTGCACGTCGCGACCATCGCCGTGGCCCTGCTCGCGGCGATACCCAAGCAGGACCAGGGTCACGCAGGCGAACACGGGCAGCCAGGTGAGCCGTTCCAGCAGCCAGAGCGCGTCGTCGGGCACGGTGTGCAGGCCGGGTAGCGGCCCGAACGCCGCCCCGACCAGCGTCACCACCAGCAGGGCGCTCTGGTGCGCCAGGAAGACCGGCAGCGCGCGGGCGTTGAGCCGGCGCGCCCGGAACGTCGGCCGGATGAGCAGCACCAGCCCGATCTGGGCGAACGCGAGGGCCAGCGCGGCCGGTGACGGCGGGAACAGGTTGGACTCCTCCGCGCCCGGCACGCCCACCGCGCTCATCGGGTAGCCGTTGGCCACGAGCACCGCGAACGCGGTCGCGCCCGCGCCGAACAGCGCCGCGCCCCACGACCGCCGGTGGCCGTGCCGGGCGGCCAGGACGCCGAGCTGCCACGGCGCGCACCACACGGCCAGCACGTTCACCCACCCGACGTCGAGCGCGACCAGGGCGAGCGGGATCGCCAGGCCCCACCCGCCGAGCCGGCGCAGCAGCGGGGTCGCGCCGAGCAGCACCGCGTGGACGACCAGGAACCACAGCGGCGTCACGACCAGGTACCCCACCGTCAGCACGGTCTGCTGCGGCAGGCCGCGCAGCGACAGCCCGCACAGGACCGCCGCCCAGCAGGCCGACAGCACCGCCACCGGCACGGCCATCCGGCGCACCCGGCGGAGCCACGGCGTCGTCGAGCGCGCCGCCGCGAACCCGCCGGCGAAGAAGAACAGGCCCAGGGTCTGGAGCACCCAGCCGACCGGGGCGAACTCGGGCAGCCACCGCAGCGGGCTGTCCACGACGAGCCCCTCGTCCGCCACCACCACCGACGTCACCAGCCAGTGGCCCAGCACGACGCCGCCGATCGCGAGCGCCCGCATCGAGTCGACCACCGGGTCGCGGGTCACGGCCGCTCACCCACCGCGATCCGGGCGAGGGCGCCCAGCGACGCCGTGCCGGGGTCGAAGTACTGGTCGTGCCGGCGCGCCTCACCGGTGTCGAACACGCCCGCGCCGAACGCCGGATCGGTCGGGTCGACGCCGTGCCCCAGGTCGCCCAGGCGGACCGACGGCACCCAGCGCGTCCAGTCGTCGGCGCCGCGCGCGGCCCACACCCGCGCCCGCAGCTCGCCCGCCGACGCGACCCGCACGCCAGGGCTGCCCAGGAACGCCATGTCGGCGACCCGCACGTCGGCCAGCGCGCACACGACCGACCCGTAGCTGTGGCACAGCAGGTGCACCTCGCCGGGCAGGCCGCGCACGAACCGCGCCAGCGCCACCGCGCCGGCGCGGGCCAGGCGACCGCTCGCCGCGTCCACGCCGACGCCGGACGGCGTGCGGTAGCCGAGCCACGCGACCACCGCCAGGTCGTCCCGCCCGGCTCGCGCCCGCACCGCGCGGGCCATGCGGCCCACGGTGGCGTCGAACCGCGCACCGTCCACATCGGACCCCGGCACCACGACCGCCACGTGCCGCGCGCGCGCCAGGTCCCCGTACACCTCGACGCGGTCGACCGGCGTCGCGACGCCGGTCGGCGTCACCAGCACCATCAGCGCGGCCAGCGCCGCGATCAGCTTCCCCATGCCCGGAAAGCTAGGAAGGCGACGACGCCCGGATCGTCACACCGGGGTGCCGGTTCCGGGGTGCTACCCCGGTACCACGAGGCCCGACTCGTAGGCCGCGATCACCGCCTGCGCCCGGTCGCGCAGGCCCAGCTTCATCAGCACGCGGCTCACGTGCGTCTTCACCGTCTGCTCGGCCAGCACCAGGTGCGCGGCGATCTCGGTGTTCGACAGCCCGGTGGCGACCAGCCGCAGCACCTCGGTCTCGCGGTCCGTCAGCGCCGCCAGCCGCGCCGGTTTCACGACCCGCGTCGGCTGCGCCTTCACGAAGTCCTCGATCAGGCGCTTCGTCACCGAGGGCGCGAGCAGCGCGTCGCCCCGCGCCACGACCCGCACCGCCTCCAGCAGCTCCCGCGCGGGGGCGTGCTTGAGCAGGAAGCCGCCCGCGCCCGCGCGCAGCGCCTCGTACACGTAGTCGTCGAGGTCGAACGTCGTCAGGACCAGCACCTTCACCGGGTCGTCCGCGAGCAGCCTGGTGGCGGCCAACCCGTCCGTGCCCGGCATCCGGATGTCCATCAGCACCACGTCCGGGCGCAGCCGCCGCACCTCGGCGACCGCCGCCGCGCCGTCGCCCGCCGAGCCAACCACCGAGATGTCCGGCTGCGCGTCCAGCAACGCCGAGAAGCCCTCGCGGACCATCTCCTGGTCGTCCGCCACCAGCACCTTGATCAACGCTCCCCCAACGGAATCCTCGCGCGCACCGCGAACCCGCCGTCCTCGGTGGACGAGGCGTCCAGCGACCCGCCGTGCACGGCGACGCGCTCCCTCATGCCGACCAGCCCGTGCCCGCCGCCACCGCCCGTCGACGGCCCGCCCGCGGTGTTGCGCACGAACACCTCCAGCGCCCCGTCCACCACCGACACCACGACCGACACCGACGAGCCGGGCGCGTGCCGCCCGGCGTTGGTCAGGGCCTCCTGCACGACCCGGTACGCGGTCAGCCCCACCGCCGAGGGCACCGCCACGTCGGCCACCACCGCCCGCGGCGCGAGCGCGCGGATGTCGGCCAGGCCGGGCTGGGGCGCGCGGTCCGCCCGCTGGTCGGTCGCGCGCAACACGCCGAGCAGGCCCTGCATGTCGGTGATCGCGGCCCTGGCGGCGTCACCCAACTCGGCGAACTCGCGGACGCCGTCCTCGGGCAGCCCGGCGATCCGGTAGGGGGCGGTCTCGCAGCGCACGGCCACCAGGGACATGTGGTGCGCGACCACGTCGTGCATCTCGCGGGCGATGCGCGCCCGCTCGACCAGCGCGGCCTTGGCGTCGCGCTCGGCGTGGAAGCGCTGCTCGGCCCGCCCGCGCGAGCCGAACGCGTACCCCAGCGCGAGGCACAGCAGCAGGAAGCCCGCGGTCGGCGGGAACAGGTCGAGGTTTCCGGCCGCGCTGACGAGGTACACGACCCCCGTGGTCAGCGACGCGACGACGGCCACGACCCGGCCGCGGTGCAGCAGCCCGACGGTGACCAGCACGGGGAGGTACCAGCACCAGCCCCACCCCTGGAGGAGACCGGCGTCGGGCGGGCCCAGCAGCCACGCCACCACCACGCCCGCCGTGGCCAGCCGCCACGCCCCGAGCGCGGAGCGCAGCAGCAGGCCGAAGCTGCCGAGCACGAGGGCGAACAGCAGCGGCCACCAGCCGTCCGGGTCCCTGGCCTGCACGTAGCCCACGGAGATGTTGATCGCGACGACCAGGCCGTGGAGGAGCAAGGCCGCCGCGGCGTAGCGGCGGAACCGGAACCCGTCGAAGACCCGCGTGCGGTCGGAGAGCAGCACGACCTGGAGAAATGTGCGGATCACGCGCCGAATGCTAGGCGCACCGCCCCGCGCGGCACATGACGCCGGGGTGTGTCATACCCGGGTAGCACCCCGGCGGTCGGTGCGACAAGCCGTTGCGGCACCCGAACGCCACCAGGTAGGCAATAGACAGAGCTGTGCGCCCCTACTCCGTGATGGAAGATGGCTGAATGCACCCGCAGCATGATCCGGATCGCTGGGCACGGCTCACGGCCGTCGCCGGTGAAGCCCTGGTCGCCGCCAAGGACGGGGAGGACGCCGTCGCGGTCGACCTGGTCACCGGCTACCTCAGCGGGTCGCCCGAGGGCAACGAGGAGATCCGGGAGCTGGTGCTGCTGCTGTTCTCGGAGTGCAGCGACATGGTCGCCGCCCTCGGGTCCGGTGGCGCGACCCCGGTCAAGATGCAGGTGTTCGACGAGGACGGCCAGGAGGTGCCGATCGACGACGCGGACCCGCCCGTCCGCACGGCGATCCGCACCCTGCTGGCCGAGGTCCACGGCGACCAGCAGGCGGCGGCCGAGCAGATCGAGATCGCCCTGGCCAACGGCCGGCCCCAGGAGCTGGCGACGGTGGTGCTCCAGGCGCTGCGCTGGACCGTGAAGCTCGCGCTGGAGTGCGAGGTGCGCGATCTGGCGGTGGCACCCTGGATCGAGGCGGCTTTGGACGAGTGAAGGCCATTGACAAGCCCGGTGGTCTAGACCAGTCTCCCCGGTGGGCGCGATTACCCTGCCAATCCGCCGAGGAGTCCCGCATGAAACCACGATTGGGCGCGCTGCTGGCGGCAAGCGCGCTGGCCATCGGATCACTGGCGCTGACCGGGCCGGCGGCATCCGCCGCGCCCGGCGTCACGGCCACGTTCGCCAAACCCCAGGACTGGGGCAGCGGCTTCGAGGGCAAGTACACCATCACCAACGGCGGCCCCGGCGCCCTCACGTCCTGGAAGGTCGAGTTCGACCTGCCCGAGGGCACCTCGCTGGGGTCGTACTGGGACGCGCTGATCACCCGGACGGGCAACCACTACGTGGCGACCAACCGGGAGTACAACGGCAGCCTGTCCGCCGGCGCGACCCGCACCTTCGGGTTCGTCGGCACCGGCACCGGCGTACCGGCGAACTGCAAGGTCAACGGCGCGTCCTGCGAGGGCGGTGGCGGCGACGACACGACCGCGCCCACCGCGCCGGCCAACCTGCGCGCCACCGACGTCACCGCGAACGCGGTGGCGCTGGCCTGGGACGCGGCGACCGACAACGTGGCCGTGACCGGCTACGACGTCTACCGCGGCGACACCGTCGCCACCAGCGTCACGGGCACGACCGCGACGGTGTCCGGGCTCACCCCGGCCACCGCCTACCAGTTCACCGTCCGGGCGAAGGACGCGGCGGGCAACACGTCCGACGCCTCCAACCAGGTCACCGCGACCACCAAGGACGGGCCGGACCCGATCGCCGGCCGGGGCGCGCCCTACCTGTTCCTGGGTTGGGGCAACCCGCCCGCGCCGCAGACCGTCATGAAGGCGACCGGCATCAAGTGGTTCACGATGGCGTTCGTGCTGGCCCAGGGCGGCTGCAACCCCGCCTGGGACGGCAACCGGCCGCTGACCGGCGGCATCGACGCCACGGCGATCAACCAGATCCGCGCGGCGGGCGGTGACGTCGTCCCGTCGTTCGGCGGGTGGAGCGGCAACAAGCTCGGTCCGAACTGCAGCACCCCGCAAGCGCTTGCGGGCGCGTACCAGAAGGTGATCGACGCCTACCGGCTGAAGGCGATCGACATCGACATCGAGAACACCGACGAGTTCGAGAACGCGGCCGTGCAGGACCGCATCCTGGAAGCGCTGAAGATCGTCAAGCAGGCGAACCCCGGCATCCAGACCATCGTCACCATCCCGACGACCCGCACGGGTCCGAACTCCTGGGGCAACCGCCTCATCGAGCGGTCGCAGGCACTGGGCGCGAACATCGACGTGTACACGCTCATGCCGTTCGACTTCGGCAGCTCGAACGTCCGCGCCGACACCATCGCCGCGACGACGGCCCTGAAGAACAAGCTGAAGTCCGTCTTCGGCTGGTCCGACGCCGTGGCGTTCAACCACTCGGGCATCTCCGGCATGAACGGCCTGTCCGACCAGAAGGAGGTCACCACCACGGCCGACTGGACCGCGCTGCGCGACTGGGCGAAGTCCAACGGCCTCGGCCGGTTCGCCTTCTGGGCCGTCAACCGGGACCGCGGCGGCTGCGACGGCCAGGTGTCGTCCAACTGCTCCGGCATCCCGCAGGCGGACTGGGAGTTCACCCGGATCACCGCGGGCTTCTGACCCGCGGCCGACCCAGCGGGCGGGACACCCCGCCCGCCTCCGGGTGACGCGCCACCGACCGACCGCGACAGGGCCCGCGGGCACCGGCACCACGCCTGCGGGCCCTGCCCCGTCCTCCCCGGCCCGCTCAGCCGTCGTCGTCGAGGCCCTTGAGCAACTCGGCCACCAGCGCGCCGACCTGCTCCACCTCGATCAGGAACCCGTCGTGCCCGTGCGGCGAGGTCACCACCCGCAGGTCCACGCCGAGCCCCTCCGCGATCTCCGCCTGCTGGGCGAGCGGGTAGAGCCGGTCGGAGTCGACGCCGGCCACCACGGTCCGCGCGGTCACCCGGCGCAGCGCCGCCCGCACCCCGCCGCGCCCCGCGCCCACGTCGTGCCCGTTCATGGCCTCGGTGAGCACCACGTAGCTCTCCGGGTCGAACCGCCGCACGAGCTTGTCCGCGTGGTGGTCGAGGTAGGACTCCACCGCGTACCGCCCGTCCGCCTGCCGCTCCCGCCCGAACCGGGCCTCCAGCTCCGCCCGGGTCCGGTAGGCGACGTGCGCGATCCGCCGCGCCACGCCCAGTCCCGCGACCGGGTCGACCCGGATGGCGTGCAGCTGCGCCGAGGCCAGCGCGATGTGCTCCGCCGTGGACGCGGCCGGCGCGGACAGCACCAGCAACGACTTCACCCGGTCGGGCGTGGAGATCGCCCATTCGAGGGCACGCATCCCGCCCATCGACCCGCCGAGCACCGCGGCCCACGACCCGATGCCCAGCGCGTCGGCCAGCAGCACCTCCGCCGCCACCTGGTCCCGCACGGACACCCTCGGGAACCGGTCGCCCCAGGGCCGCCCGTCGGGCGCGGTCTCCCACGGGCCGGTCGTGCCCTGGCAGCCGCCCAGCACGTTGGGCGCGACGACGAACCACCGCTCCGGGTCCAGCGGCCTGCCCGCGCCCACCAGCCCGTCCCACCAGCCCGGCGTCGGGTGGCCCGGCGACACCCCGCCGGCCACGTGGCTGTCGCCGGTCAGCGCGTGCAGCACCAGCACCGCGTTGGACCGCGCGGCGTTCAGCGCCCCCCAGGTC
Coding sequences:
- a CDS encoding acyltransferase family protein, encoding MSGLGVDGVGGWWGARLLGRLPAWSRLLLVALAVFCCGVVASRPAGAADDRPLTGDVAVAAEAVEALTRPLAGVSPLAGFPADFTAVTGRSPVTVTAPDGTTRAVAPHGGCSGPAGDTEWDFGTGCRAHDLGYDLLRYAELKGRPLPPEARRSLDARLAADMHGQCDRNPRDSASRCHAVAGLYAAGLEFNSWRQRWGPPGHEPVLAWGFGSAVVVFLLAARLPRRRAPAPGAPAPAVGPQDRYAAFLRLTGLGLVVVGQSLLTVLHWAGVGASWLWLLTWLLQTIPVFYFAGGHANLTSWLAVQADGGGYGRYLVSRISWLLRPVLAFVLAWLVLPLPLELLDVPKHRVETFGRLIAHPLWFLGLYLVAVAATPVMAALHRRARLVTPVALVAALIVVDALRIGLSWRAGGYLNLVLGALLLQQLGFHYADGSLTRLPRRARAALVVVAVPVLAALVTVGGYPRTMMSVPGEAGSNLSPPTVCLLVLGLAQLGVVLLARERVSAWLARRTPWRVVDYARSAPMTVYLGYLTALAAVLGLLGLLDAPTAFDWVVARPRWLSLLVLLLLPVLPAFHRFERTAALLPCHARETHRTRLAATLGVAFGVLGVLGFVVTGFAGAAGTLVVFDVDPLQNLIHLLLGWYLLHTAHTGTCHGRRPWLLTALACVPPLLVLEPTAAMVALHVATIAVALLAAIPKQDQGHAGEHGQPGEPFQQPERVVGHGVQAG
- a CDS encoding alpha/beta hydrolase, with product MGKLIAALAALMVLVTPTGVATPVDRVEVYGDLARARHVAVVVPGSDVDGARFDATVGRMARAVRARAGRDDLAVVAWLGYRTPSGVGVDAASGRLARAGAVALARFVRGLPGEVHLLCHSYGSVVCALADVRVADMAFLGSPGVRVASAGELRARVWAARGADDWTRWVPSVRLGDLGHGVDPTDPAFGAGVFDTGEARRHDQYFDPGTASLGALARIAVGERP
- a CDS encoding response regulator transcription factor yields the protein MIKVLVADDQEMVREGFSALLDAQPDISVVGSAGDGAAAVAEVRRLRPDVVLMDIRMPGTDGLAATRLLADDPVKVLVLTTFDLDDYVYEALRAGAGGFLLKHAPARELLEAVRVVARGDALLAPSVTKRLIEDFVKAQPTRVVKPARLAALTDRETEVLRLVATGLSNTEIAAHLVLAEQTVKTHVSRVLMKLGLRDRAQAVIAAYESGLVVPG
- a CDS encoding sensor histidine kinase, whose product is MIRTFLQVVLLSDRTRVFDGFRFRRYAAAALLLHGLVVAINISVGYVQARDPDGWWPLLFALVLGSFGLLLRSALGAWRLATAGVVVAWLLGPPDAGLLQGWGWCWYLPVLVTVGLLHRGRVVAVVASLTTGVVYLVSAAGNLDLFPPTAGFLLLCLALGYAFGSRGRAEQRFHAERDAKAALVERARIAREMHDVVAHHMSLVAVRCETAPYRIAGLPEDGVREFAELGDAARAAITDMQGLLGVLRATDQRADRAPQPGLADIRALAPRAVVADVAVPSAVGLTAYRVVQEALTNAGRHAPGSSVSVVVSVVDGALEVFVRNTAGGPSTGGGGGHGLVGMRERVAVHGGSLDASSTEDGGFAVRARIPLGER
- a CDS encoding cellulose binding domain-containing protein codes for the protein MKPRLGALLAASALAIGSLALTGPAASAAPGVTATFAKPQDWGSGFEGKYTITNGGPGALTSWKVEFDLPEGTSLGSYWDALITRTGNHYVATNREYNGSLSAGATRTFGFVGTGTGVPANCKVNGASCEGGGGDDTTAPTAPANLRATDVTANAVALAWDAATDNVAVTGYDVYRGDTVATSVTGTTATVSGLTPATAYQFTVRAKDAAGNTSDASNQVTATTKDGPDPIAGRGAPYLFLGWGNPPAPQTVMKATGIKWFTMAFVLAQGGCNPAWDGNRPLTGGIDATAINQIRAAGGDVVPSFGGWSGNKLGPNCSTPQALAGAYQKVIDAYRLKAIDIDIENTDEFENAAVQDRILEALKIVKQANPGIQTIVTIPTTRTGPNSWGNRLIERSQALGANIDVYTLMPFDFGSSNVRADTIAATTALKNKLKSVFGWSDAVAFNHSGISGMNGLSDQKEVTTTADWTALRDWAKSNGLGRFAFWAVNRDRGGCDGQVSSNCSGIPQADWEFTRITAGF
- the metX gene encoding homoserine O-acetyltransferase MetX; amino-acid sequence: MSDGTTAGETPPVTGGWREGAPNGRRRWFRGTLPGLPGAPAGLPVRIAYETWGALNAARSNAVLVLHALTGDSHVAGGVSPGHPTPGWWDGLVGAGRPLDPERWFVVAPNVLGGCQGTTGPWETAPDGRPWGDRFPRVSVRDQVAAEVLLADALGIGSWAAVLGGSMGGMRALEWAISTPDRVKSLLVLSAPAASTAEHIALASAQLHAIRVDPVAGLGVARRIAHVAYRTRAELEARFGRERQADGRYAVESYLDHHADKLVRRFDPESYVVLTEAMNGHDVGAGRGGVRAALRRVTARTVVAGVDSDRLYPLAQQAEIAEGLGVDLRVVTSPHGHDGFLIEVEQVGALVAELLKGLDDDG